Proteins co-encoded in one Arachis hypogaea cultivar Tifrunner chromosome 11, arahy.Tifrunner.gnm2.J5K5, whole genome shotgun sequence genomic window:
- the LOC112722717 gene encoding uncharacterized protein, with the protein MASWKKTIATPFKKACTFFNNNNQPTRENNNNNNNKKSTQTVEEEKSVMDLHGEVMACGYEDVRVMWSILDKSKSTAPCNITSS; encoded by the exons ATGGCATCTTGGAAGAAGACCATAGCAACCCCATTCAAGAAAGCTTGCACTTTCTTCAACAACAATAACCAACCTACAAgggaaaacaacaacaacaacaacaataagaagTCCACTCAAACAG TGGAGGAAGAGAAGAGTGTGATGGATCTGCATGGAGAAGTGATGGCGTGTGGGTATGAAGATGTTCGTGTAATGTGGTCAATATTGGATAAGTCAAAGTCCACAGCACCCTGCAACATAACCTCCTCATGA